A window of Daucus carota subsp. sativus chromosome 2, DH1 v3.0, whole genome shotgun sequence genomic DNA:
AAAGCATTAGCCTCTTGTGGAGTTTTGCGGCCTGACAAGTAACACTGAAGCTGGATGTGAAGGATTTGATCCTGAAATTGTGGGTTGCACTCATGTTGAATGCTCTATTTTAAACTGCGGTTGAGGGTTGTTGAGATTCTTCTAAACTCCTGctgtaaaattttgtttgatgATCTGTGTCGAAAGCCATGCTGGAGTTAGAAATTCGTTTCGACTAttgtaaattttgtttaaatttaataaagaacatataacatgtatatatgttgTTCCTCAATTCATACGCACTTAACTGCATAATCCGATTATAATTAGCCCTTTTTTCTGTAGTGACCATTTTCACTGTGACATTTtgtctacataaatttgaaaactAAAGTATCCATGTCGAGGCAGAGGAGTAGAATGATTGAATGCTTCCGGACAAAGGTATGGTTGCCAACAATCACTTGTCAGGATCATCTCTCGTATGCTAATAGTCATGTAGGCAATCCTTCTATCATGGATATTAATGTGGCTGTGGGCTTTTTACATCAGCCTGCATTTCACCCTGCAATGATATAATATAGATGTTTAGGTAATTAGCTAATAGCTACATTTGTATTACAAAAATATCCCACTAAATATAGTTGTTTTAAAGAAGCTTAGTTGCTTACAGTATGATCACAATAGCTCATTGGCGGAATACTACTGCTGGGGACTAAAATCAATCTTGGACTACCAAGTTTAAGAAGTTCGATGTGTGTAGAAAAAAGAGCAGAGACTGGTCTGTGATCAGAGAATTTGCTCTCGCTGCGAAAGTATGATAATTGCTTCACCCCTTCACCATACCATAAAATCCTGTCACACCTGCTCGTAGCTAAGAAatattaaccatgaaccaaacgccTCCATAATATATTTGCTGTTCTCACCTTTCAGACTAGAACTGCACTAGATTTTAATTCTGATACCaaataaaatacattttattaaattatttaccaTGCTGGAGTTCTTTGCTTCTCTCCTGCTTTACCTGGAAAACCTCCTGAATACCGATTGCAGTTAAAGGTAGAATACTTGTATGTTGGTGCAAATTCTATGTTCCCTTCTTTCCACCCTTCAAATACCCCACCTTCTTCCAGCTCCTTTTTAAGCTGATCAAACTCTTGTAATGCTGTCCAGTTTTTCTCTTCTATCAGCTGTCGCGCTAAGTTGTCTTCTAAGTATAGTCTGTAGTTCAGATCTCCAAACCAAAATATCCGACTGTCAGTAGAATACATCACATTGTCAGAGATATTTGAACTGATTCATCTTTTCTCACACTATGGTATTCTAAGATTGCTTAGAATTACAAACAATATGGCATTTTTAAGATTGAGAAGGCAACAACTTACTCATGTCCTAAGATGGTAAGAGGATGATGTCTATCACCATCATGGGGCATTCTAGAGAAAGTGGTTCGTCTAAAAATTTCTGATACTTGGTAATTCCTTCTCCCTTCATCGCCTTTTTTCTCTCCAGACGCTAAATGTGCAGCAATAAAGCACAAATTTGTTCCCTCTATAGTCATGCTGACCGCTACTGATCCTTTGTTTCCCAGATAGCCCATGATACCACAAGCCACAGAACTAACTTTGACATTCGATATGCAGTACTTCTTGACCAAGGCACTCTTCATCCAGACACTTAAGAAAACACCAACCATCTTCTTGCTTGCAATGATCTTGTAAGCACTGCTTGAATCTTGAATGTTTGGCTGGCCTATCACTTGGTCTGGTTCAGCATCGGTTACAAACACTCTTTCTTGGAAATCACACTGATAGTTCTCACTAGCCATTGGATTTACCATTGGTGTTAACCAAGGATTGCCATGTCTGTCATTGAGAGTTTGACCAATGAGCAGATTCCAGTTTGTGGCTTCAGTTGTGTCTTCTGACCCTATTACAGTTTTTGTGATCAGGGGTACAATCTCTTGAAACCTGCAAAAAGAGAACATTGGTGCTAACTGAATCCTTTAATCATTGCGCCTTAGAATGTATAAAAACATACCCAAGAACATATAAGTCAGCAGCTTCTTTAAGATTCAACCACTCATCCAAATCTACTGCTAAGCTATCAACAGGGGATCTTCCTGCAACATTCCAAGTCCCTACAAATACTCTAGGGAATGAAAACTGTAAGCAATGAGCATTCTTGAATTCTCTTTAGTGCTAATTTCTTACTAAAATTGCAGGAACCGCACCTTAACATATCGCTTGAAGTGCATGATTCCTCCTCACTTGATGTATCATGAAGATCATCTGTGCAGTCATCTTCATCTTTATATTTGTCTTCTAACTCCCCTGCAtgcaaaaatcttaaaaattaaacaagaaCTAAGAAATTCAAAGATATAGTTATAACCACATAACACTAAACCAGAAAAGCCTCTCTGTAGTGTAAAGAATAGAAATAAAATTCCCAAACCTGATGGTTCTTTTGAGTTACATAGATCACTTCTCTTGTACTTCTTCCTGTACTTCCTTGAAAACAGCCGACTAAACCTATGAGACGTCGTTAAGTTCCTATCCTTCTTATCCATAATAAAGAGAGTGCAAGTAAAGGGAGGATCTTTATGAACTGGATGACCTCAATGGATGTTTTAGGCATTTCAGAAAAGAATCTGTTGATTTGGATATTAGAAGAGAAAACAGATAATTTTGACAAATGCTCCCAACTTCTGCAAAACAAATCTGTATATTTCTTAACATGATCATATTGCTCTGCAGCGCTTGGATGGTTATGAATTGGTGCAAGGCACTATTGTATTCATCGTCGGATGCTAAAAATCAAGAAGACGAAAGAAAAATGACAGCTGCAAGAAACTTGTACAAGCTGCAGAGGAAGCGATTATATCAGAGTAGGAAATGTAGGATCTTTTAGATGCTTTAAAGTtgttaaaattgtatatatagacAAGAAGTTTCTGCCGCAGAGCCCTAATTAAATCTGTGTAATCTATGCAAATAATTGAAAGCAGAGCAAAATGTAGGATCTTTTAGGTGCTTGTCATGCTTGTCCTGTGTAATCCTTTCATctagattaatttttatttatttggtttgTCATTTCGTGTCACTGTCCTAGAGTCAATACCGTTGAATAGTcgtattacatatatatagctGGAGAGACTCAAATGAGAACCGAAAATTGTACATTGCTTTATTTGCCAAAAATTACAtagtaatatttgatttttcgaCTTTCTTGTCAGCATAGTTCCCATCCATGCTCTTTAATTACACGAGGCTGTGGTCCAAAGAACTTGGAGAATTAAATTATGCAACTCCCATGACTAGAGACGTCCTAACTAAACAGAAATAGAGAGTGAACCAAACCAGCTAGCTGAATCACCCTCTGCAGTTATATATCAACATCTCCTTTATTGACTAATTCCCTTTTGGATCTTCTATATGAAATTATAATCGAACCGCAtgttcatttttaattaaagcTGTGAAGATCTTGCATCATCTAGTTGTTATGTATCATGTACTGATATTATTAGTCTGAGTTTTATGTCCTTCACGAGTTTAATTATCTGGGGACGCATCCTAATTCCTGATATATCTCAACTCTCAAGATGTCATGATGATCAGATTACGTAGTTTGAATTCCACTAATTGCATGCATGCTTAGTCTCAAGTCTCAATCTCATTTCTTGCTTATTTATTACTTAAGGCATTATTTGGGTGAAATCATACGATACAAAATCACACCAAAATCAGTTTGGCTCAG
This region includes:
- the LOC108206712 gene encoding type IV inositol polyphosphate 5-phosphatase 7 isoform X1, producing the protein MDKKDRNLTTSHRFSRLFSRKYRKKYKRSDLCNSKEPSGELEDKYKDEDDCTDDLHDTSSEEESCTSSDMLRVFVGTWNVAGRSPVDSLAVDLDEWLNLKEAADLYVLGFQEIVPLITKTVIGSEDTTEATNWNLLIGQTLNDRHGNPWLTPMVNPMASENYQCDFQERVFVTDAEPDQVIGQPNIQDSSSAYKIIASKKMVGVFLSVWMKSALVKKYCISNVKVSSVACGIMGYLGNKGSVAVSMTIEGTNLCFIAAHLASGEKKGDEGRRNYQVSEIFRRTTFSRMPHDGDRHHPLTILGHDRIFWFGDLNYRLYLEDNLARQLIEEKNWTALQEFDQLKKELEEGGVFEGWKEGNIEFAPTYKYSTFNCNRYSGGFPGKAGEKQRTPAWCDRILWYGEGVKQLSYFRSESKFSDHRPVSALFSTHIELLKLGSPRLILVPSSSIPPMSYCDHTGEMQADVKSPQPH
- the LOC108206712 gene encoding type IV inositol polyphosphate 5-phosphatase 7 isoform X2; this translates as MDKKDRNLTTSHRFSRLFSRKYRKKYKRSDLCNSKEPSGELEDKYKDEDDCTDDLHDTSSEEESCTSSDMLRVFVGTWNVAGRSPVDSLAVDLDEWLNLKEAADLYVLGFQEIVPLITKTVIGSEDTTEATNWNLLIGQTLNDRHGNPWLTPMVNPMASENYQCDFQERVFVTDAEPDQVIGQPNIQDSSSAYKIIASKKMVGVFLSVWMKSALVKKYCISNVKVSSVACGIMGYLGNKGSVAVSMTIEGTNLCFIAAHLASGEKKGDEGRRNYQVSEIFRRTTFSRMPHDGDRHHPLTILGHDRIFWFGDLNYRLYLEDNLARQLIEEKNWTALQEFDQLKKELEEGGVFEGWKEGNIEFAPTYKYSTFNCNRYSGGFPGVTGFYGMVKG